The proteins below are encoded in one region of Festucalex cinctus isolate MCC-2025b chromosome 2, RoL_Fcin_1.0, whole genome shotgun sequence:
- the LOC144014419 gene encoding required for drug-induced death protein 1, whose product MGAEGRQQKTSKEVYFAILPDKYEPLIEDEGSQETPEERLRRKEKRKRRRKKYIRNVKKACSFSWRCLVYGLQSLAGSFSTPLSAVAVVMEQQRETSSKA is encoded by the exons ATGGGAGCCGAAGGGAGGCAGCAGAAAACTTCTAAGGAAGTATATTTCGCCATACTGCCAGATAAATACGAACCTTTGATCGAAGATGAAGGAAGCCAGGAGACGCCAGAGGAAAGGTTGAGGAGGaaggagaagaggaagaggaggaggaagaagtacATTAGA AACGTCAAGAAGGCGTGCAGCTTCAGCTGGCGCTGCCTGGTGTATGGCCTGCAGAGCCTGGCTGGCTCGTTCTCCACGCCGCTGTCAGCCGTGGCCGTCGTGATGGAGCAACAACGAGAAACGAGCAGTAAAGCATGA